From the genome of Vicia villosa cultivar HV-30 ecotype Madison, WI unplaced genomic scaffold, Vvil1.0 ctg.000634F_1_1, whole genome shotgun sequence, one region includes:
- the LOC131630014 gene encoding uncharacterized protein LOC131630014: MEQIQTEIAEIRAQMGTNISQFREAIQTITHGQEELRQPVQRPDVTVDPSDVHRKGVNLSQEVPLNQNVRNTIQIPVNNAMHLENLSVSSYDTFKFPMDEDEGKFRLLDERLKAIEGRDSLGLDAASLCLVPGIKIPLKFKVPNFEKYKGITCPMTHIKAFCNKMAPYAENDKLLIHLFQESLSGASLEWYTQLERTNIRTWKDLAKAFFKHYKHNSDMAPTIIQLQDMFMGTLRDPYLNRMVGCVASEFSALVVTGERIEHGLKTGKIQDVATTFEFQEQDDEETSTISEVEEEDHAYSPVQIPCYQMAEVTPNQDAPQICAATISQPPIQFVQQKPYQSIKYAPLQQNYQHNHRQQGRQRYRKPKRVFDMIPMPYSQLLSQLLELSLVETKQLDPVIPPYPVKFDPNIRCGYHAGAPGHSIEDCKPFRDKVQDLLDSKAIVFTPNGQN, translated from the exons ATGGAACAAATTCAAACAGAGATAGCAGAGATCAGGGCTCAGATGGGGACTAATATAAGTCAATTTAGGGAAGCTATTCAAACCATCACCCATGGACAAGAAGAGCTAAGGCAGCCTGTTCAGAGGCCAGATGTTACTGTTGATCCAAGTGACGTTCATCGAAAAGGTGTCAATCTTAGCCAAGAGGTTCCTTTGAATCAGAATGTCAGAAACACTATTCAAATTCCTGTCAACAATGCTATGCACCTTGAGAATCTTTCTGTTTCATCTTATGATACCTTTAAGTTCCCGATGGATGAAGATGAGGGTAAGTTTCGTCTTTTGGATGAGAGATTGAAAGCTATTGAGGGTCGTGATTCCCTTGGTTTAGATGCTGCTAGTTTATGCCTAGTGCCTGGTATCAAGATTCCTcttaagttcaaagtccccaactttgagaagtacaagggtatCACTTGTCCGATGAcacacatcaaggcattttgcaacaagatggctccttaTGCAGAAAATGACAAGCTTCTAATACACTTATTTCAGGAGAGTCTAAGTGGAGCGTCTCTTGAATGGTATACCCAACTTGAAAGGACCAACATCCGTACTTGGAAAGATCTAGCCAAAGCCTTTTTTAAGCATTACAAGCATAATAGTGATATGGCTCCTACCATAATTCAACTTCAgg acatgttcatgggcactttacgAGACCCCTATCTGAATCGGATGGTGGGATGTGTCGCTTCTGAATTCTCAGCTTTGGTTGTCACAGGAGAAAGAATTGAGCATGGTCTTAAGACTGGTAAGATTCAGGATGTTGCTACTACTTTTGAATTCCAAGAGCAGGATGATGAAGAAACAAGTACAATTTCCGAAGTTGAAGAGGAAGATCATGCTTATTCTCCAGTTCAGATCCCTTGTTATCAGATGGCAGAAGTTACACCTAATCAGGATGCTCCACAAATCTGTGCTGCAACTATTAGTCAGCCACCAATTCAGTTTGTTCAACAAAAGCCATATCAATCAATTAAGTATGCTCCTCTACAGCAAAACTATCAACATAATCATCGTCAACAGGGTAGGCAAAGGTACAGGAAGCCAAAGAGAGTGTTTGACATGATTCCTATGCCTTATAGTCAATTGTTATCTCAGTTGCTCGAGCTTTCGTTAGTGGAAACCAAGCAGTTGGATCCTGTTATTCCTCCTTATCCGGTAAAATTTGATCCCAACATCAGATGTggttaccatgctggggcacctggtcactCAATTGAAGACTGTAAGCCATTcagagataaggtacaagacctgcTTGACTCGAAGGCTATTGTTTTCACACCAAACGGTCAGAATTGA